A part of Magnetospirillum sp. ME-1 genomic DNA contains:
- a CDS encoding ATP-binding protein, with protein MVAALALIGTYISVILGNLEELEKERTEFSELQARKILQSFEIQTVRLFDLADTYLRAARDYAEREGTGTLGGFLDRVTPPKSNLYSSTLAVIDHRGRVVFSSDPALQRGTDLSDQTVFLHFQNATSDGLLIGANNNSTDPDRQYFHVARPLLNGKTPGGVIVLHVHSSQIAAFYRDMTLGPNSSATIFGLDRTLIARQPPPVADAAPLSSLQIWRDAESKAEGRFRKRSLLDGIERTFLYKRLADYPLVAVIGFADSDISAGLEAAKRSEVVETSLFTLAILAFAVLVLVFDARNRRLSEAEQTSRAAAEMLERSNADLERFAYVASHDLKTPLRVITGYAQMLDRRYRDKLDEEANEYIAFLTAGTKRMYRLITDLLHYSRINSQAKPLQPVSAARAADIAVANLKAVIEECGASVSIAPLPTIEADESQLSSLFQNLLGNALKYRHPERTPAIHIEAVRLSSSIWRFAVRDNGIGIEPEHFERIFVIFQRLHADSAYEGTGIGLALCQRIVTRLGGRIWVESKPGEGSTFYFTARDAEGD; from the coding sequence CACCTATATCAGCGTGATCCTCGGCAATCTCGAGGAACTGGAAAAAGAGCGCACCGAATTCTCGGAATTGCAGGCCCGCAAGATCCTGCAGTCCTTCGAGATTCAGACCGTGCGGCTGTTCGATCTGGCCGATACCTACCTGCGCGCCGCCCGTGATTACGCCGAGCGCGAGGGAACCGGGACGCTCGGCGGGTTTCTCGACCGGGTGACGCCGCCCAAATCCAATCTCTATTCCAGCACCCTGGCGGTCATCGATCATCGCGGCCGCGTCGTCTTCTCCTCCGATCCGGCCCTGCAGCGCGGTACCGATCTCTCCGACCAGACGGTCTTCCTTCACTTCCAGAACGCCACAAGCGACGGATTGCTGATCGGAGCCAACAACAACAGCACCGATCCCGACCGGCAGTACTTCCACGTCGCCCGGCCGCTGCTCAACGGCAAAACCCCGGGAGGGGTCATCGTCCTCCACGTCCATTCCAGCCAGATCGCCGCCTTCTACCGGGACATGACGCTGGGCCCGAACTCGTCGGCCACCATTTTCGGCCTGGACCGCACCCTCATCGCCCGCCAGCCGCCGCCGGTGGCCGATGCGGCACCGCTGTCGAGCCTGCAGATCTGGAGGGATGCCGAAAGCAAGGCGGAAGGCCGGTTCCGCAAGCGCTCGCTGCTCGACGGGATCGAGCGGACCTTCCTTTACAAGCGGCTGGCCGACTATCCCCTGGTGGCGGTGATCGGCTTTGCCGATTCGGACATCTCGGCCGGGCTTGAGGCCGCCAAGCGATCCGAAGTGGTGGAGACCAGCCTTTTCACCCTGGCGATCCTGGCCTTTGCCGTTCTCGTGCTGGTGTTCGACGCCCGCAACCGCCGCCTGAGCGAGGCCGAGCAGACCAGCCGCGCCGCCGCCGAGATGCTGGAACGGTCCAACGCCGACCTGGAGCGCTTCGCCTATGTGGCCTCCCATGACCTGAAGACACCACTGCGGGTCATCACCGGCTACGCCCAGATGCTCGACCGCCGCTACCGCGACAAGCTGGACGAGGAGGCCAACGAGTACATCGCCTTCCTCACCGCCGGCACCAAGCGCATGTACCGGCTGATCACCGACCTGCTGCACTACTCGCGCATCAACAGCCAGGCCAAGCCGCTGCAGCCGGTGTCCGCGGCCCGCGCCGCCGACATCGCCGTCGCCAACCTGAAAGCGGTGATCGAGGAATGCGGCGCCTCGGTCTCCATCGCCCCCCTTCCCACCATCGAGGCCGACGAAAGCCAGCTGTCCAGCCTGTTCCAGAACCTGCTGGGCAACGCGCTGAAATACCGCCACCCCGAACGCACTCCGGCCATCCACATCGAGGCGGTGCGGCTGTCCAGCTCCATCTGGCGCTTTGCGGTCAGGGACAACGGCATCGGCATCGAGCCCGAGCATTTCGAGCGCATCTTCGTCATCTTCCAGCGCCTGCACGCCGATTCGGCCTATGAAGGAACCGGCATCGGCCTGGCGCTCTGCCAGCGCATCGTCACCCGCCTGGGCGGCCGCATCTGGGTCGAATCCAAGCCGGGCGAAGGCTCCACCTTCTATTTCACCGCCCGCGACGCCGAAGGCGACTGA
- a CDS encoding ComEC/Rec2 family competence protein, giving the protein MEERLLAERGRWPLWLPVFLSVGIGLYFALPVEPAPAWGWAGLATCFGLLLLVRRRSLPLLLAASCLLAAALGYVVAQGRSLRLAAPVVERPTGALMLEGVVVEVEALPDGGSRLTLDRVAHDRDDIVVPRKARIKAKPGLAPVNVGDRIRVRAMLMPPAQPAMPGAFDFARFAWFRQLGAIGSALGPVTVIEPGAAGGWRGEATIAINDIRHAMTARILAVLPGDRGAVTAALTTGDQMPISAPMMQAYRDSGLAHILSISGLHITMAAGLVFVGLRGLLALVPPLALRFPIKKWAAALAIAFAGFYTLLAGSPVPAQRSFFMTGLVLLAVLLDRTALSMRLVAWAAVVILLWAPEELIGPSFQMSFAAVVAMIAAYESLTPRQGAWRAAHPGWAPAIGLYVFGVVVSTLIAGFATAVYGIFHFNRFAVWSVAANMIAVPLTGFWVMPWALVMFVLMPLGLESLALVPMGWGVEGVNRVALWVASWPSSAVTLPILPLWAMVVFTLGGSWLCLWRGRWRWWGLLPMAAALASMAFARPPDLLVDGRGDGMAVRAGDGSLLLNGKGGRILKETWSRRAGPATLERWPKKSSSRDGRLRCDESGCLWRVEGRVVALVKDEDNPEKACAGADVVISSVPLRGTCRGARVLVDRFDLWRRGPHALWLEPGGVRVETVAGWQGDRPWAWHPHPRKKARVPAQAAPREPEEKRDEEDD; this is encoded by the coding sequence ATGGAAGAGCGCCTGCTGGCCGAGCGGGGGCGCTGGCCCCTGTGGCTGCCTGTTTTCCTGAGCGTCGGGATCGGCCTCTACTTCGCCCTGCCCGTCGAACCCGCCCCTGCCTGGGGGTGGGCCGGACTGGCGACGTGCTTCGGCCTTCTGCTTCTGGTTCGCCGCCGCTCCCTGCCGCTGTTGCTGGCCGCGTCCTGCCTGCTGGCGGCGGCGCTGGGATACGTGGTCGCCCAGGGCCGCAGCCTGCGTCTGGCCGCCCCGGTGGTGGAGCGCCCCACCGGCGCCCTGATGCTCGAAGGCGTGGTGGTGGAGGTGGAGGCCCTGCCCGATGGCGGCAGCCGTCTGACGCTCGACCGGGTGGCCCATGACCGCGACGATATCGTGGTGCCGCGCAAGGCCCGCATCAAGGCCAAGCCCGGCCTTGCCCCGGTCAATGTGGGCGATCGCATCCGGGTGCGGGCCATGCTGATGCCGCCGGCCCAGCCGGCCATGCCCGGCGCCTTCGACTTCGCCCGTTTCGCCTGGTTCCGGCAATTGGGCGCCATCGGCTCTGCGCTGGGCCCGGTGACGGTGATCGAGCCGGGAGCCGCCGGCGGCTGGAGGGGCGAGGCGACCATCGCCATCAACGACATCCGCCACGCCATGACGGCGCGCATCCTGGCGGTGCTGCCCGGCGACCGGGGGGCGGTGACGGCGGCGCTGACCACCGGCGACCAGATGCCCATTTCGGCCCCCATGATGCAGGCCTACCGGGATTCCGGCCTGGCCCACATCCTGTCCATCTCGGGCCTGCACATCACCATGGCGGCCGGGCTGGTGTTCGTGGGGCTGAGGGGGCTGCTGGCCCTGGTTCCGCCCCTGGCGCTGCGCTTTCCCATCAAGAAGTGGGCGGCGGCCCTGGCCATCGCCTTCGCCGGCTTCTACACCCTGCTGGCCGGTTCGCCGGTGCCGGCCCAGCGCTCGTTCTTCATGACCGGTCTGGTGCTGCTGGCGGTGCTGCTGGACCGCACGGCGCTGTCCATGCGGCTGGTGGCGTGGGCGGCGGTGGTGATCCTGCTGTGGGCGCCCGAGGAACTGATCGGCCCCAGCTTCCAGATGTCGTTCGCCGCCGTGGTGGCCATGATCGCCGCCTACGAGAGCCTGACGCCCCGCCAAGGCGCCTGGCGGGCGGCCCATCCCGGCTGGGCGCCGGCCATCGGGCTTTACGTCTTCGGCGTGGTGGTGAGCACCTTGATCGCCGGCTTCGCCACGGCGGTCTACGGCATCTTCCATTTCAACCGCTTCGCCGTGTGGTCGGTGGCGGCCAACATGATCGCCGTGCCGCTGACCGGCTTCTGGGTGATGCCCTGGGCGCTGGTGATGTTCGTGCTGATGCCGCTGGGGCTGGAGTCCCTGGCCCTGGTGCCCATGGGCTGGGGCGTCGAGGGCGTCAACCGGGTGGCGCTGTGGGTGGCGTCCTGGCCCAGTTCGGCGGTGACGCTGCCCATCCTGCCGCTGTGGGCCATGGTGGTGTTCACCCTGGGGGGAAGCTGGCTGTGCCTGTGGCGGGGGCGCTGGCGCTGGTGGGGGCTGCTGCCCATGGCCGCCGCCCTGGCCTCCATGGCCTTCGCGCGGCCCCCCGATCTGCTGGTGGACGGGCGCGGCGACGGCATGGCGGTGCGCGCCGGCGACGGGAGCTTGTTGCTCAACGGCAAGGGCGGGCGGATCCTCAAGGAGACGTGGAGCCGCCGGGCCGGACCCGCGACCCTTGAGCGCTGGCCGAAGAAAAGCTCGTCCAGGGACGGAAGGCTGCGCTGCGACGAAAGCGGCTGCCTGTGGCGGGTGGAGGGCCGGGTGGTCGCCCTGGTCAAGGACGAGGACAACCCGGAAAAGGCCTGCGCCGGAGCCGATGTCGTGATCAGCAGCGTGCCCTTGCGCGGGACTTGCCGCGGGGCCAGGGTGCTGGTCGACCGCTTCGATCTGTGGCGGCGCGGGCCGCACGCCCTGTGGCTGGAACCGGGGGGCGTCCGTGTGGAGACGGTGGCGGGATGGCAGGGCGACCGGCCCTGGGCCTGGCATCCCCATCCCCGCAAGAAGGCCAGGGTACCGGCCCAGGCCGCCCCGCGCGAGCCGGAGGAAAAGCGCGACGAGGAGGACGATTAG
- the gltX gene encoding glutamate--tRNA ligase gives MTVVTRFAPSPTGYLHIGGGRTALFNWLFARHFGGKFLLRIEDTDRARSTEAAVEAIFDGIRWLGLDWDGEAVMQFSRAGRHAEVARQLLDEGKAYRCYCTQDELAAIREEQKAKGLPMRYPGIWRDRAPSEAPAGAPFVVRLKAPNEGETVIADLVQGDVRVANDQLDDMVLLRADGTPTYMLSVVVDDHDMGITHVIRGDDHLTNAFRQYQLYKACGWDVPVFAHIPLIHGPDGAKLSKRHGALGVDAYRDMGFLPEAMRNYLLRLGWSHGDDEIISTEQAIEWFTLDSVGRSPSRFDFVKLTNLNGHYMRSADDGRLTELLVPMLEAKSGAKLNGESVARLRTGMTGLKERAKTMLELADSALFYVAARPLALDEKAAKTMADPTAAADLAAYMAEVKGVGAWTRDTLEDAARRLAEARGQKLGKIAQPLRAALAGSSVSPPIFEVMEVLGREESLGRIEDALGGTRPTESSAA, from the coding sequence ATGACCGTCGTTACCCGCTTCGCCCCCTCCCCCACCGGCTACCTCCACATCGGCGGAGGGCGCACCGCCCTGTTCAACTGGCTGTTCGCCCGCCATTTCGGCGGCAAATTCCTGCTGCGCATCGAAGATACCGACCGCGCCCGCTCGACCGAGGCGGCGGTGGAAGCCATCTTCGACGGCATCCGGTGGCTGGGCCTGGACTGGGACGGCGAGGCGGTGATGCAGTTCTCGCGCGCCGGCCGCCATGCCGAGGTGGCGCGCCAGCTGCTGGACGAAGGCAAGGCCTATCGCTGCTATTGCACCCAGGACGAGCTGGCCGCCATCCGCGAGGAGCAGAAGGCCAAGGGCCTTCCCATGCGCTATCCCGGCATCTGGCGCGACCGCGCCCCGTCCGAGGCTCCGGCCGGCGCCCCCTTCGTGGTGCGCCTCAAGGCCCCCAACGAGGGCGAGACCGTCATCGCCGATCTGGTCCAGGGCGACGTGCGCGTCGCCAACGACCAGCTGGACGACATGGTGCTGCTGCGCGCCGACGGTACGCCGACCTACATGCTGTCGGTGGTGGTGGACGACCACGACATGGGCATCACCCACGTCATCCGCGGCGACGACCACCTGACCAACGCCTTCCGCCAGTACCAGCTGTACAAGGCCTGCGGCTGGGACGTGCCGGTCTTCGCCCATATTCCGCTGATCCACGGCCCCGACGGCGCCAAGCTGTCCAAGCGCCACGGCGCGCTGGGCGTCGATGCCTACCGCGACATGGGCTTCCTGCCCGAGGCCATGCGCAATTACCTGCTGCGCCTGGGCTGGAGCCACGGCGACGACGAGATCATCTCGACCGAGCAGGCCATCGAGTGGTTCACCCTGGACTCGGTCGGCCGTTCGCCGTCGCGCTTCGACTTCGTCAAGCTGACCAATCTCAACGGCCATTACATGCGCTCCGCCGATGACGGCCGCCTGACCGAGCTGCTGGTCCCCATGCTGGAGGCCAAGAGCGGCGCCAAGCTGAACGGCGAGTCCGTCGCCCGCCTGCGCACCGGCATGACCGGCCTGAAGGAACGGGCCAAGACCATGCTGGAACTGGCCGATTCGGCGCTGTTCTACGTGGCGGCGCGGCCGCTGGCGCTGGACGAGAAGGCGGCCAAGACCATGGCCGACCCGACGGCCGCCGCCGATCTCGCCGCCTACATGGCCGAAGTCAAAGGAGTGGGCGCCTGGACGCGCGACACTCTCGAGGACGCCGCCCGCCGCCTGGCCGAGGCGCGGGGGCAGAAGCTCGGCAAGATCGCCCAGCCCTTGCGGGCGGCGCTTGCCGGTTCCTCGGTCTCGCCTCCCATCTTCGAAGTGATGGAAGTGCTGGGCCGCGAGGAATCGCTGGGCCGCATCGAGGACGCCCTCGGCGGGACCCGGCCCACGGAATCATCGGCGGCCTGA
- the gltA gene encoding citrate synthase, with protein MTNENKTPKESVTLINNSTGKTTEFPLLSGSIGPKVADIRSLYASQDIFTYDPGYMSTGSCKSAITYIDGDAGVLLHRGYAISDLAENCSFLEVAYAILKGELPNTEQKTKFENDISRHSMLNEQINFFFRGFRRDSHPMAVLCGVVGAMAAFYHDSIDINDPHHRMVASYRLVAKMPTIVAWAYKYSLGQPFMYPQNKLSYAENFLHMMFATPCEEYKVSPVLARAMDRILILHADHEQNASTSTVRLAGSSGANPFACIAAGIASLWGPAHGGANEAVLTMLHEIGSVDRIPEYIKKAKDKDDPFRLMGFGHRVYKNYDPRAKIMAKTCHEVLNELGNHDEPLLKLAMELERIALEDPYFVERKLFPNVDFYSGIIFRAMGIPTQVFTCLFALARTVGWIAQWNEMLTDPDQKIGRPRQLYVGPAQREFVPLHKRG; from the coding sequence ATGACGAACGAGAACAAGACTCCCAAGGAATCCGTCACGCTGATCAACAACAGCACCGGCAAGACCACGGAATTCCCGCTGCTGTCCGGCTCCATCGGCCCCAAGGTGGCGGATATCCGCTCCCTTTACGCCAGCCAGGACATCTTCACCTATGACCCCGGCTACATGTCCACCGGCTCGTGCAAATCGGCCATCACCTATATCGACGGTGACGCCGGCGTGCTGCTGCACCGCGGCTACGCCATCTCCGACCTGGCCGAGAACTGCTCGTTCCTGGAAGTGGCCTACGCCATCCTGAAGGGCGAGCTGCCCAATACCGAGCAGAAGACCAAGTTCGAGAACGACATCAGCCGTCACTCGATGCTGAACGAGCAGATCAACTTCTTCTTCCGCGGCTTCCGCCGTGACTCCCACCCCATGGCCGTGCTGTGCGGCGTGGTGGGCGCCATGGCCGCCTTCTACCACGATTCCATCGACATCAACGACCCGCACCACCGCATGGTGGCCAGCTACCGCCTGGTCGCCAAGATGCCGACCATCGTCGCCTGGGCCTACAAGTACTCCCTGGGCCAGCCCTTCATGTATCCGCAGAACAAGCTCTCCTATGCCGAGAACTTCCTGCACATGATGTTCGCCACGCCCTGCGAGGAGTACAAGGTCAGCCCGGTCCTGGCGCGGGCCATGGACCGCATCCTGATCCTGCATGCCGACCACGAGCAGAACGCGTCCACCTCCACCGTCCGTCTGGCCGGGTCGTCGGGCGCCAATCCCTTCGCCTGTATCGCCGCCGGCATCGCCTCCCTGTGGGGCCCCGCCCATGGCGGCGCCAACGAGGCCGTGCTGACCATGCTGCACGAGATCGGCTCGGTGGACCGTATCCCCGAGTACATCAAGAAGGCCAAGGACAAGGACGATCCCTTCCGCCTGATGGGCTTCGGCCACCGCGTGTACAAGAACTACGACCCGCGCGCCAAGATCATGGCCAAGACCTGCCATGAAGTGCTGAACGAGCTGGGCAACCACGACGAGCCGCTGCTGAAGCTGGCCATGGAGCTCGAGCGCATCGCCCTCGAGGACCCCTACTTCGTCGAGCGCAAGCTGTTCCCGAACGTGGACTTCTATTCGGGCATCATCTTCCGCGCCATGGGCATCCCCACCCAGGTGTTCACCTGCCTGTTCGCCCTGGCCCGCACCGTGGGCTGGATCGCCCAGTGGAACGAGATGCTGACCGACCCCGATCAGAAGATCGGCCGTCCGCGCCAGCTGTATGTCGGCCCGGCACAGCGGGAATTCGTCCCGCTGCACAAGCGTGGCTAG
- a CDS encoding cyclic nucleotide-binding domain-containing protein — MMNFLDRRVVHPGGLVFKEGDSGDQAFIIQSGTVELLKGEKVFAELGANTIFGEMALIDGAPRMATARAKTETTLIVIPRSVVDSKLKGVDPFVIKLLGILVQNVRSMAGKLG; from the coding sequence ATGATGAATTTCCTCGACCGCCGCGTCGTCCATCCCGGCGGCCTCGTCTTCAAGGAAGGCGACAGCGGCGATCAGGCCTTCATCATCCAGTCGGGAACGGTGGAACTGCTGAAGGGCGAAAAGGTCTTCGCCGAACTGGGCGCCAACACCATCTTCGGCGAGATGGCCCTGATCGACGGCGCGCCCCGCATGGCCACGGCGCGGGCCAAGACCGAGACCACCCTGATCGTCATCCCCCGCTCGGTGGTGGATTCCAAGCTGAAGGGCGTGGATCCCTTCGTCATCAAGCTGCTGGGCATCCTGGTCCAGAACGTCCGGTCCATGGCCGGCAAGCTGGGCTGA
- the rpoH gene encoding RNA polymerase sigma factor RpoH: MSVAKLPVVAGDDGLAKYLRDIKEFPVLAPEEEFMLAKRWTDYGDKDAAHRLVTSHLRLVAKIALGYRHYGLPVADLISEGNIGLMRAVKKFEPDRGFRLATYAMWWIKASLNEFVLNSWSMVRIGTLAAQKKLFFNLRRIKSRLRLLESGDLAPEHVATIARELDVDESDVVAMNRRMAGRDSSLNTPVGEGGTEIQDLMADEADNQETAFAKREELSKGRALIARALDTLTEREREVFIERRLKDDPVTLEELGGRYGVSRERIRQIEVKAFEKVRDLVQAGFLPAPARA; encoded by the coding sequence ATCAAGGAATTCCCCGTCCTCGCGCCCGAGGAGGAATTCATGCTGGCCAAGCGCTGGACCGATTACGGCGACAAGGACGCCGCCCATCGGCTGGTGACCAGCCATCTGCGTCTGGTCGCCAAGATCGCGCTGGGCTATCGCCATTACGGCCTGCCGGTGGCCGACCTGATCAGCGAGGGCAATATCGGCCTGATGCGGGCGGTCAAGAAATTCGAGCCCGATCGCGGCTTCCGCCTGGCCACCTACGCCATGTGGTGGATCAAGGCCTCGCTCAACGAGTTCGTGCTGAATTCGTGGTCCATGGTGCGGATCGGCACCCTGGCGGCCCAGAAGAAGCTGTTCTTCAACCTGCGGCGCATCAAGTCGCGGCTGCGTCTGCTGGAATCGGGCGATCTGGCGCCCGAGCACGTGGCGACCATCGCCCGTGAACTGGACGTGGACGAAAGCGACGTGGTCGCCATGAACCGCCGCATGGCGGGGCGCGATTCCTCGCTCAACACCCCCGTGGGCGAGGGCGGCACCGAGATCCAGGATTTGATGGCCGACGAGGCCGACAACCAGGAAACCGCCTTCGCCAAGCGCGAGGAACTGTCCAAGGGCCGCGCCCTGATCGCCCGGGCGCTGGATACCCTGACCGAGCGCGAGCGCGAGGTGTTCATCGAACGCCGCCTCAAGGACGACCCCGTAACCCTGGAGGAATTGGGCGGGCGCTACGGCGTGTCGCGCGAACGCATCCGCCAGATCGAGGTCAAGGCCTTCGAGAAGGTGCGCGACCTGGTGCAGGCCGGCTTCCTGCCGGCGCCGGCGCGGGCGTGA